The following proteins come from a genomic window of Longimicrobium sp.:
- a CDS encoding TMEM175 family protein → MIRTMVMAREPGDKLGFRLRGREVSRLEGLSDAVFGFAITLLVVSLEVPRTAAQLFGAMRGFVAFGACFALLYIVWHHHYRFFRRYGLTDGMTETLNAVLLFVVLFFVYPLKFVFGMVIGQMMGDPSNVTLADGKTVPVMQGNEPAMLMVVYSTGYVAVFVIFALLHLHALRKREMLELDELELHDTRDNIRECILNSSIGIASIAVAAIGGRRYAVAAGLVYWLVGPAMAINGTIAGKRRQRIMARVAAG, encoded by the coding sequence ATGATCCGCACGATGGTGATGGCCCGCGAGCCCGGCGACAAGCTCGGGTTCCGGCTCCGCGGCAGGGAAGTGTCGCGGCTGGAGGGGCTCAGCGACGCCGTGTTCGGCTTCGCCATCACCCTGCTGGTGGTGTCGCTGGAGGTGCCGCGCACCGCCGCCCAGCTCTTCGGGGCGATGCGGGGCTTCGTGGCGTTCGGGGCGTGCTTCGCTCTCCTCTACATCGTGTGGCACCACCACTACCGCTTCTTCCGCCGCTACGGCCTCACCGACGGGATGACCGAGACGCTCAACGCCGTCCTCCTCTTCGTCGTCCTCTTCTTCGTCTACCCGCTCAAGTTCGTCTTCGGAATGGTGATCGGGCAGATGATGGGCGACCCGTCGAACGTCACGCTGGCGGATGGGAAGACCGTGCCGGTGATGCAGGGGAACGAGCCGGCCATGCTGATGGTGGTCTACAGCACGGGCTACGTGGCGGTCTTCGTCATATTCGCGCTGTTGCACCTGCACGCCCTCCGCAAGCGCGAGATGCTGGAGCTGGACGAGCTGGAGCTCCACGACACGCGCGACAACATCCGCGAGTGCATCCTCAACTCCTCCATCGGCATCGCCTCCATCGCGGTCGCGGCCATCGGCGGGCGGCGGTACGCGGTCGCGGCGGGGCTCGTGTACTGGCTGGTGGGCCCGGCCATGGCCATCAACGGCACGATCGCGGGGAAGCGGCGGCAGCGCATCATGGCGCGCGTCGCCGCGGGATAG